A stretch of the Streptomyces sp. NBC_01571 genome encodes the following:
- a CDS encoding helix-turn-helix domain-containing protein translates to MLRQPAFGHRLKKLRMAQGLSQTALAGEGMSTGYLSRLESGARQPTDRAVGYLADRLGLEVADFEEPVTGSLAHALTLASSTGSADAIEALRAALAAEGHESAVLRWQALWLLARAARLQGDHAAERAHLAQLVALGDEVGLAELRVRGLTRLARCLRSLGEITPALDAAVAAHRLALGEDLGVEDRAAALLALVSVQAEAGQVPEARVHADELTALVEGRSDTLWAEAMWTAAAVRVRQGDHTGAQHCLDQALERFSSQEDLVLWLRLRLAAGRLHLQKLPADPAQAQRCAEQAEAALTFVGTPALRQDLTALKADLAFATGRYDDARALLGGLAGDEPRMTYRDRVRLEILRQQLLILGGDVSGVDGLRTLAQQAQADANIDLAAEIWRTLADALTPAPPA, encoded by the coding sequence ATGCTGCGACAGCCCGCGTTCGGACACCGCCTGAAGAAGCTCCGGATGGCCCAGGGGCTGTCGCAGACGGCCCTGGCCGGTGAGGGCATGTCCACCGGCTACCTCTCCCGTCTGGAGTCCGGGGCGCGCCAGCCCACCGACCGGGCCGTGGGCTACCTCGCCGACCGGCTGGGCCTTGAGGTCGCCGATTTCGAGGAGCCGGTCACCGGCTCGCTGGCCCACGCGCTGACCCTGGCCTCCTCCACCGGTTCCGCGGACGCCATCGAGGCGCTGCGCGCGGCACTCGCCGCCGAGGGCCACGAAAGCGCGGTGCTGCGCTGGCAGGCGCTGTGGCTGCTGGCGAGGGCCGCACGCCTGCAGGGCGACCATGCCGCGGAGCGCGCCCACCTCGCCCAACTGGTCGCGCTCGGCGACGAGGTGGGCCTGGCCGAGCTGCGGGTGCGCGGCCTGACCCGGCTGGCACGCTGCCTGCGTTCGCTCGGCGAGATCACCCCCGCCCTGGACGCGGCCGTCGCCGCCCACCGGCTCGCCCTGGGCGAGGACCTGGGCGTCGAGGACCGTGCCGCCGCGCTGCTGGCCCTGGTGTCGGTCCAGGCGGAGGCCGGGCAGGTGCCGGAGGCCCGGGTGCACGCCGACGAACTCACCGCCCTGGTCGAGGGCCGCAGCGACACGCTGTGGGCCGAGGCGATGTGGACGGCCGCCGCCGTGCGGGTGCGCCAGGGCGACCACACCGGCGCGCAGCACTGCCTCGACCAGGCCCTGGAACGCTTCAGCAGCCAGGAGGACCTGGTGCTGTGGCTGAGACTGCGGCTCGCCGCGGGCCGGCTGCACCTGCAGAAACTGCCCGCCGACCCCGCACAGGCACAGCGCTGCGCCGAGCAGGCCGAGGCCGCTCTCACCTTCGTCGGCACCCCCGCCCTGCGCCAGGACCTGACCGCGCTGAAGGCCGATCTGGCCTTCGCCACCGGCCGCTACGACGATGCCCGCGCCCTGCTGGGCGGCCTGGCCGGGGACGAGCCGAGGATGACCTACCGCGACCGGGTCCGGCTGGAGATCCTGCGCCAGCAGCTGCTGATCCTGGGCGGCGACGTCTCCGGCGTGGACGGGCTGCGCACCCTCGCCCAGCAGGCCCAGGCCGACGCCAACATCGACCTCGCCGCGGAGATCTGGCGCACCCTCGCGGACGCCCTCACCCCCGCCCCGCCGGCCTGA